The Anomaloglossus baeobatrachus isolate aAnoBae1 chromosome 5, aAnoBae1.hap1, whole genome shotgun sequence genome includes the window ataaaaattgtttattttgtgtgatttttttgatggtaaacaagataTGACTTTCTAatgaaacatttaccacattctgggcaggaaaatggcttctcccctgtgtgagatcttcgaTGCCTAACCAgagctgatttctgaataaaacatttcccacattctgaacatgaaaatggcttctcccctgtgtgatttttatgatgtctaacaagctctgatttctgaataaaacatttcccacattctgaacatgaaaatggcttttcccctttgtgaaatctttgatgcaaaacaagttctggattccgaataaaacatttcccacactctgaacatgaaaatggcttctcccctgtgtgagatctttgatgttcaacaagttctgattttcgaataaaacatttcccacattgtgaacatgaaaatagcttctccccggtgtgacgttttccatggtcaacaagatttgatttcctactaaaacatttaccacattccaagcatgaaaatggcttcgcccctgtgtgatttttcttatgcacaacaagatgtgatttctgaataaaacatttcccacactctgaacatgaaaatggcttctcccctgtgtgaattctttgatgctcaacaagatttgatttccataagaaacatttcccacactctgaacatgaaaatggcatctcccctgtatgagatctttgatggttaacaagatatgatttcctggtaaaacatttcccacattttggacatgaaaacggtttctcccttgtaggagccgtttcatgttccacatcctttctgtaacttttattttgtttacaattctgtgataaatcggaattatGTACTTgaatgaaaagatcagatgataaagctttccgaggaagaactggaggtatatctgggacaacagcatgctcttcatatgtatcatgtgtgatactttcatcatttgttataaattctgaagatattagaggtccatctgaactcccaatacagtcatctgctaaaaataaacacaatgttattattttttaatgatattatcttgaaaatacatttttttaaaccaAAACATCAGATATTAAATGAGGAAAAAATGTAtcctgaatctgttttccaatttcgacatctaaaggccccgttacacgcaatgacgtatctaacgatatatcgccggggtcacggattccatgacgcacatccggcatcgttagcgacgtcgttgcgtgtgacaccaactaccggccattaacgatcaaaaatactcaacttatcattgatcgttgacacatcgttcattttcaaaaaatcgttgattgttgaggacgcaggttgtttgtcgttcccgaggcagcacacatcgctacgtatgacacctccggaacgacgaactacagcttacctgcggccaccggcaatgaggaaggaaggaggtgggcgggatgttacggccgctcatctccgcccctcagcttctattgggcggccgcttagtgacgctgctgtgacgccgtacgaaccgcccccttagaatcttagaaaggaggcggtccgccggcaacaccgacgtcgctaggcaggtaagtccgtgtgacagctcttaacgattttgtgtgccacgggcagcgatttgcccgtgacgcacaaacgacgggggcaggtgctttcaccagtgatatcgctagcgatatcgctgcgtgtaaagcctccttaagaGTTACATCGGCATTaattcggatctcccattcctagcaccagttctctggaatgtgcaacAGTAAATAATCTAATtgactgtcacaatgtgactgcaggataatgagggacagggggctcctaaactgtccctcacaATAGGGAACCCTAAGCTATtcttaacctctggattacccctaaagatggaaggaaggggcaggagtatgatggaaacacagattaagacagacgggacacatggcaaactcacagaaataaacagtgagagactaaggagaaaagcaagagcaggaaggcagcaacaaaaagacaacaaggcttaacaccacaacagctcacagtaataatgcacaacaaccacccatAAGTCTGGTTCACAACACctgaccagaccagtataggtaagctatagctggcattaatgaaatagtccagccagcatatacagaaggggagcgaacaatactttctcctctacagcatgtgatcaaagacattaacaagcagcccagcagagaattaaggccactttacacacagagataaatctgcggcagatctgtggttgcagtgaaattgtggacaatcagtgccaggtttgtggctgtgtacaaatggaacaatacatccatgatttcactgcaaccacagatctgccaaagatttatctctgtgtgtaaagtggccttaactcttgctagcctgcccaagcctgtggttccACGCCTGCGTCTCCCTGCACTGCTCACAGACGTCAGAAAAGTTAACATACAGAGAACCagaatctataatttccacagatcctgacgccgccatgacagttggcaaaagctgtaaaaatctccttgtaacattgatgcacaacatagacaatttcaaagagatttttttttcgaagttcatttagactcctgcaattaacagatctttggttacatcatgtcacatgactttgaagtcaaaggtccttaaacaatcaaccttagaatacaactgatgaggtccctaagagagtggggttcctgagaaattgcgcagtttgactcctcccaacattggccctgactgtaactagggcttatttttggaatagggcttatatttcaagcattctccaaaaatcccataaaatcatgctaggtcttattttcggtttAGGTCGTCTTTTCGGGGAAaccgggtattcatgaaccctctgcaggtctttgagttgacatcataacaacaaagagaaggcactagaaacaaacagcagaagaagcagaagcaaagaaaatacagctgaaaaaaacagagcagaaagtgaaaaaatgtaaacacaaaattagtgcagaaagtacatgagtagatatctcttactggatagagctggaggaaacacatcctgaggaacatcgggatcttcttgtttacagtcctgtggaagaagaggacggggacatctctctggtgttgtcctcttactggatagaactggaggagacacatacagggactgaattcattccttacatacagataattataggccgtgtgtatttagtcctgtctattacctggtgatgtgaggggctggggaacctccatcatgacgtccttgtacagatctttgtgtccttctaaatactcccactcctccatggagaaatagacggtgacgtcctgacaccttataggaacctgacacatacaatgataccgtcacccccgatcctttcatagcgttactgtataatgtcccagcattcccagcagtgtcacctctccagtcagcagctcaatcatcttgtaggtgagttctaggatcttctggtcattgatgtcctcatgtatcggggggtgaggtggaggccccgtgattgggctcaggggtcttccccatccctcagacacaggggcctgacagcgctcactagaggtcttcttcactactgtgtaatcctggttatggagagacacagtaataaatctcactccagacatttccagagtcctcacctctccagttctgtccatctgttattcccatagataagaatgatgtaatgtgacgtcatcagaatctctcacctctccagtaagccggaagaggatctctagggtgaggtgtaatatcctctccgccatcttgtccctgtccatatccatccttcacggggcaatcaggaaaattctcttctatagaaaatctccactgagaggatccgatattgtagggatctTAATGGGAAGATAAGCTGGTGTAAACATATGAAATACAATTACTAGTGCTATGATATCGGTATGAAGCAGTAATGTGATAACTTCATATGTCTAGAGGTCACAGAGGATTCCTATGTGAaccgaacctcattggaagtcaccaaTTTTCACtttcagctatttagcatatgatcagtTATGCAGATTCTCATCATGTCGTTGCATTGTTAATGTTTCAATCTTTgtcttcctgtatactataaattacaaacctgttctcacattccctaatagctctgtgtgttattaggttgatcccAAAGAGAAAGGTCACTGGTTGGAATCGAGGAGAAAAACcggatcatccagctcatcaatagcggtctcttggccaagaaaattggcaAACTGCAACTTTTgtggccatgacagttggaagaatatgaagtgaagtccgtccatccattcaaaagccaagaggtgacatccagacaaaatattggagtcaacaagtagaaaagtggaaagaagaagattggaaaaaggtgatttggagcaatgagatgaaagtcaatagatggcCCTAATGggagcaaatgggtctggaagaaacaagggaaaagaggggcaaacggatcgagaaattgaaggaactgtcaagttccatGGTGGAATTCTGATGATATGATGGTTTCTCAGTCAAAAGcgatggatacttgaccaggatcgatgatgttctcaatgctgagctatatgtgaggatcctacaagacggactgttttttttttgtttaataagatgcaccggattataagacacaccatatatttgaaggaggaatatagaaaataatgtttttattgttaaaatgagggtccggtttataatcctagtgcctcttatattaactcactaggggaggcagggtaggcgatgctgcccgCATGAAGGAGAGGGT containing:
- the LOC142313132 gene encoding uncharacterized protein LOC142313132; translation: MADDCIGSSDGPLISSEFITNDESITHDTYEEHAVVPDIPPVLPRKALSSDLFIQVHNSDLSQNCKQNKSYRKDVEHETAPTREKPFSCPKCGKCFTRKSYLVNHQRSHTGEMPFSCSECGKCFLWKSNLVEHQRIHTGEKPFSCSECGKCFIQKSHLVVHKKNHTGAKPFSCLECGKCFSRKSNLVDHGKRHTGEKLFSCSQCGKCFIRKSELVEHQRSHTGEKPFSCSECGKCFIRNPELVLHQRFHKGEKPFSCSECGKCFIQKSELVRHHKNHTGEKPFSCSECGKCFIQKSALVRHRRSHTGEKPFSCPECGKCFIRKSYLVYHQKNHTK